The DNA segment GTTGTTTAAACAGTTACTGATGGTAGGTGGTATCGAGCGTTACTACCAAGTTGCCCATTGCTTCCGAGACGAAGACCTACGTGCCGATCGCCAGCCGGAATTCACCCAATTGGACATTGAAATGAGTTTCATGGACGAAGAGCAGATCCTGCAGCTCAACGAAGCCTTGATCTGCGCGATTTGGAAGTCGGTCAAAGGAATCGAACTTTCCTGTCCATTTCCACGCATAACCTGGTCCGATGCGATGGAGAGTTATGGCACCGACCGTCCAGACACACGCTATGGCATGAAGTTAGTGACCGTCTCTGACATCGTCCAAGACGTGGGTTTCAAGGTGTTCAGCAGCGCTGTCAAGTCAGGCGGATCCGTAAAGGTGATAGCTGTACCCGGAGGCAACGATACGCTCTCCAACGTACGTATCAAACCGGGTGGAGATATATTTGGTGAAGCCCAAGCAGCTGGTGCTGGCGGTCTCGCTTTCATCCGTGTGCGTGACGGGGGAGAAATAGACACCATCGGTGCGATCAAAGATAACCTTTCCGAAAAGCAAAAATTCGAGCTACTCCATCGCACTGGCGCTACTCCTGGCACTTTGCTGTTATTCAGCGCCGGTAAAACAGCCATCGTTAACAAAGCCCTCGACCGTGTGCGCCAGTACCTCGCTCATGACATGAACCTCATCAAGCCAAATTGTGCAAATGAGACATGGAACTTCGTCTGGGTAGTGGACTTCCCAATGTTCCAATTCAATAGTGACGAGAACCGTTACGAGGCTCTGCACCATCCGTTTTGTGCTCCCAACAAGATTGACCTCGGCAGTGATCAAGCACAGTGGGAAAACACCCTCCCATCAGCTCGGGCTCAGGCTTACGATCTTGTATTGAACGGGATAGAGCTCGGTGGTGGTTCCCTGCGTATCCATAACTCCACGTTGCAACGTCAGGTATTGCAAACAGTAGGTTTGTCTCCGGAAGAGACCCAAGAACAATTCGGCTTCTTCATCGACGCCCTCGACATGGGTGCTCCCCCTCATGGCGGCCTGGCGTTCGGCATGGACCGTATGGTAATGCTACTGGCAGGCGAAGAGTCGATCCGTGACGTTATCGCCTTCCCAAAAACGCAACAATCTCGCTGCCCGATGACAAACGCTCCCAGCAGGGTGGCTTATAAGCAGCTAACAGAACTCCATGTAGCCAGCACCTGGGTGGATAGGATCGACGACTGAGTCAGATCCGGAAAGGATTCAGTATTTTCCGCCCGCAACTGGAACTACGAGGAACCCTGAAGAGGGAATTATTTATCTTCAGTCTTTGTCGCGCTTAGAACACCGCTCCGGTGGTACGACTGATTTGTTGCGGCTGTATCTGCAAGACATTAGCCGGGTAGACCTGCTTACCAGCGAAGAGGAAGTGACCCTGGCACGGCTCGTGCAGCTACGCGAAACATTGCTAAAACAGCAACAGGCACTGGCCGATATTGATCCAGTAATTGGTGAATTGCATCGCTTGGAAGAACTGCAACATCGTGAGGCTAATCACCATAGTCATTGGCCAACCAAGCAAGAGTGGGCTCGTGCTGCAGATTTAAGCCTGCAGGAGCTGAAATCACGAGTTGATTCTGGCTATACGTCTTGGGCTAAACGAGCCTCGTTAGACGTAAAAGAGCTCAAGATTGGTCTCCGAAATGGGCGCCGTGCAAAAAATCACATGATCCAGGCCAATCTTCGTCTGGTAGTGGCAGTGGCAAAGAAATATCAGCAGCGAGGCATAGAATTTCTAGACCTCGTTCAGGAAGGAACCCTTGGACTAGAACGCGCAGTCGAAAAGTTTGACCCCACCCGTGGCTTCCGGTTCAGTACCTATGCATACTGGTGGATCCGCCAAGGAATGACCCGGGCTATTGCCACCCAGAGCCGCATTATCCGGTTACCTGTCCACATTACGGAGAAACTTAGTCAGATCAAACGAATACAGCAGCAGATTGCTGTCAATGAAGGGCGTATTGCTTCGATTACAGATTTTGCAAGGGAGCTAGGCATTAATGAAGACATCGTTCGTCAAACCTTGGAACGAGTTCCACGCTCCGTTTCCCTGGATAGCCGTGTTGGAAAAGACCAAGACATCCAACTCGGTGATTTAATCGAAGACGATAAGGCTACTCCTGAGCAAACACTAACTCACGACGAACTCCACAACGATCTTGAAGAGCTTCTCAATGAGCTCACCGGTCGCGAGGCAGCTGTGATCCGCCAACGTTTCGGCCTAGAAGATGACACGCCACAAACGCTGGCTCAAATCGGAGAGCAGCTGAAGCTATCGCGGGAACGAGTAAGACAAATTGAAACCCGCGCTTTGTTTAAGTTACGCCAACCCCAGAAATGTAGCAGGATCAGAGATTATATACAAGGACTGGATTCCTGACGACTGCACCGTTCATATACCGCGATTCCCTTATGGTTTACCATAGCGATGGTCCATAACTCCAGCGCCAGTTAGTTTGAAGAATCGACAGACGGGTCATGGCCAAGTTCGTCTTCATTACCGGTGGTGTCGTTTCGAGCATCGGAAAAGGAATTGTGGCTGCCAGCTTGGGTCGACTCCTCAAGTCGCGTCGATATAGCGTTTCAATCTTGAAACTGGATCCCTACCTTAATGTAGATCCAGGGACAATGAGCCCGTACCAGCATGGAGAAGTTTTCGTCACCGAGGACGGCGCTGAAACAGACCTTGACCTTGGTCACTACGAACGCTTCACCGACACTGCAATGTCGCGCCTTAATAGCGTAACTACTGGCTCCATATACCAATCGGTAATCAACAAAGAACGACGAGGTGACTACAATGGCAGCACGGTGCAAGTGATCCCGCACATTACAGGTGAGATACGCGACAGGATCCACCGTGTGGCTGCTAACAGCGGTGCCGATGTGATCATCACAGAAATCGGTGGCACCGTTGGCGATATCGAGTCACTGCCGTTTCTCGAGGCTATTCGTGAAATCAAAGGCGATATGGGTCATCAAGACCTGGCTTACATCCACGTCACCCTACTGCCGTTTATTGGTACCTCAGGCGAACTCAAGACAAAACCCACGCAGCACTCTGTTAAAGAGCTACGTTCTATTGGTATCCAACCCGACATATTGGTATGCCGAAGCGACCGAGAAATTAGCGACGATCTCAAACGCAAAATCGGAGGCTTTTGCGGCGTCCCCAACCGGGCTGTAATCCCATCGCTTGATGCAGATACCATTTACGCGGTGCCCCTGACTCTTGAACGGGAAGGGCTTTGTCGCGAAGTCTTGGATGTCTTACAACTCGCTGATCATGAAAGCGATATGACTGCTTGGTCGCAGCTCGTATATAATCTGCGAAACCCTGGGCCATCAGTGAGAATCGCCCTGGTTGGCAAGTATGTTCAGCTGAACGATGCCTATCTTTCCGTGGTAGAAGCGCTGCGCCACGCTTGCGTCGCTCAAGACGCGTCACTTGACTTGCATTGGGTCTGTGCCGAACAAATCGAAAATAATTGTGCCGACTCTCTACTGCGCGGCATGGATGCCGTTGTCGTTCCAGGTGGATTTGGCAACCGCGGCGTGGATGGCAAGGTTGCCGCTATTCGTTGGGTTCGCGAGCAACGCATACCCTTTCTGGGCCTTTGCCTCGGCATGCAAACAGCAGTAATTGAATGGGCGCGTAATCAAGCTGAGCTAACGGAGGCGACCAGTACAGAATTGGATGCCGGCACGCCACACCCGGTGCTTCATCTTTTGCCCGAACAACAAGATGTGGCTGATCTCGGCGGCACGATGCGACTCGGCGTTTATCCTTGTCAGATTGTTCCAGGCACATTGGCAGAACGCCTTTATGGTGAACAGGTGGTGTACGAACGTCATCGCCACCGCTTCGAGTTCAATAACAAGTATCGTAAACGCTTTCTTGATTCGGGCTATGTCGTAAGCGGAACATCGCCCGACGGCCGGTTAGTGGAATTGATCGAACTCAAAGGCCACCCATTCTTCACCGCCTGCCAGTACCACCCAGAGTTTTTGTCTCGACCAGGAAGGCCCCATCCTCTTTTCCGAGGCTTGATCGAAGCCGCCCAAAAACAACTGACCGTTTCACCGACTCAAGCCATCGGTAATCAAGAAGGAGTGACCATTTAATGAATGACACAAGGTTCATCCCTGTGGTAGAAACCTTTCATTCCCTACAGGGAGAGGGTCACCACGCGGGTCGCAGTGCCTTCTTCATTCGTTTAGCAGGCTGTCATGTAGGTTGTCCCTGGTGCGATACTAAGCACTCTTGGCCCATGGCCAACCATACCCAATTGGATGTGGAAGCTTTGGCTGCAGAGGCTCATCAAGCCGGGGATGCTGGAGCAGCCTTTGTAGTAATTACCGGGGGAGAGCCCCTCCACCATAATCTACAACCATTAACCAACGCTTTAAGCTACGCCTGTGCGTTGCCGCTCCACTTGGAGACAAGCGGGGTAGATTTCCTTAGTGGACGTTTCGACTGGGTCACCCTATCCCCCAAGCGGCACCACCCTCCTAAGCGCGAGGTCCTAACACGCTGCGATGAGCTGAAGGTGGTAGTCCTTGATGTCGAGGATTTAGCTTTCGCCATGGCTTTGGCTAACGACACTTCAACGACAGCCCAACTCCTCTTACAACCCGTATGGGATAACAAAATTGCTCAAGCCATAACCGTTCACTATGTCAAACAACATCCACGCTGGCGACTGAGTCTACAAAGTCATAAATGGCTTGGGGTTCGCTGACCCGGTGTCCATTACCTTGATTCTCGAAAAGCTTTAGTTCTTGCTCAAGTTATGACATCTGTAGCTATACTAGGTACTGGTTCCCTAGGCAAAGCTATCGCCCAGCGGTATTTGAACGAAGGCGTAACCGTACAAACTTGGAATAGAACTCGAGAACGTCTCCGGCTGTTGCTCGAACTGGGGGCAATTGAGCTAAGCAATCTTTTCGAGGTCACTGCAAAATGTCAAGTAGTAATCACCGTGCTGCGGGATGGTCCGGTCACTGCGAAGGTTGTGCGTGAGCTTGGCTCTCTTCAAAACACCACACTCATCCCGATGGGAACCATGGGTGTCAGCGAAAGCAAAAATTTGGCGAAACAGGTAATCAAACAGGGTGGCAGCTATCTTGAAGCGCCGGTGCTTGGAAGCAAACCTCAGGCTCTCAGCGGAAACCTGCTGGTAATGGCCGGTGGCGATGTCACTATCTTCGAGCAGCACTATCAACTGCTTAACTATCTCTGCAAACGACCAAAGCTAGTAGGACCAGTAGGTTGCGGCGCCGCAACCAAGCTTGCCCTGAACCAGTTAATTGCCAGTCTTACCCACAGCTTTTCATTGTCGCTACGCTTGATTCAGCAGGCGGGCGTATCCGTAGAGACTTTCATGGAAATTCTGCGACCCTCAGCCCTCTACGCACCTACATTCGACAAAAAACTTGAGAGGATGCTGCACAGACACTACGCTGACCCCAACTTTAGTACCTCTTTGCTCCGCAAAGATATGACGTTATTCCTTCAAGAAACTGCTGTTAATGGACTGGAAGATCTTGGATTAAAAGGACTGGTGCAACTCTTAAATCAAGCGAAGGGAACAGAACTAGATGCACAAGACTACTGCGCTCTGCATGAGCTGACCAAAGTTTCAGAGTAACTTGGCCCAAGGCCGGGTGGTTATTTTACCGATCAAAAAAATCTTTTCAGGTTTAAGTGTATGGCCCAACGCACCGCAGTCGCTTTAATTTCCGGCGGACTTGATTCAGCGACTGCTGTTGCATTAGCTCAGGAAAATGGTGATCATGTGATTGGACTATCCTTCGACTATGGTCAACGCCATAGGCGCGAACTGAGGGCCGCTGCCAGCATAGCTACACATCTCCAGCTTACAGAGTACTACCAGATCAAAGTTAACCTTGGAGCATGGGGTGGTTCAGCACTTACAGATCCTAGCCAAATGGTTCCGACCAATGGTGTAGAAGAAGGTGTTGTACCTACGACTTATGTACCTGGCCGCAACACAGTATTCATTGCAATTGGGTTGAGTCTTGCCGAGGCTCGCGGCGCGGAACGTCTCATACTCGGGGTGAATGCCATTGACTACCCCGGCTACCCCGACTGTCGTCCGGATTACCTCGAGGCCTTCCAGCAGTTGGCCGCTTTATCCAGTCAAGCTGGACGGGAAGGGCGTGAACCTCGGCTCTGGGCACCACTTGTGGAATGGGACAAAACTAGAATCGTGAAAGAAGCACTGCGCCTTAGGCTTCCGATCGAAGAAACTTGGAGTTGCTATAGCGGTGAGGCTACTCCTTGCGGAGTGTGCGACAGCTGCCGAATTCGTGATGCAGCCCTGTGCAATGCCGGCCGATCAGATCTTTGCAGCAACGCCTCACAATGAATAGTTTCCAACGCCTTGTGATTCCTTGGCGCGCACCATCCATAGTGGCCCAACAACTCATACACCTTTATGGGGAACAGGGCCTGGTCTGGCTTGATGGAGATGGGAGCGATCTAGGGCGTTGGGTCACTCTAGGGGTTGCACCTGTCGAAACTGTACGCTGTCAAGGACGACCAGGGGAGCAGGGGGCAAGCAACCCGTTCAAGGCTTTACGAAAACTCGGCTATGGCCATTGGACTGGATGGCTCAGTTATGAAGCCGCCGCTTGGTCCGAACCGAGCAACCCCTGGTCGGATGATCCCATGCCAAGCCTTTGGATCGCGCGTCATGATCCGATTCTTCGTTTCGATCTTAAAGAGCGGATTTTTTCGATTGAAGGAACCAGTCTGAGTATGGTGATGTCGATGATGCACGCCCTAGCTGATACGCCCACGGTTCCAGAAACCAAACCTGTACCTATTCCCCTCCATGCTTGGACTCACCACACCGATCAAGCCGGATTTTCTAATGGCGTTCGGCGTATCTGTGATCTGATTGCTGCTGGTGATCTCTTCCAAGCCAATCTCAGTGTTTGCTACAGCACCACTTGGCCATCCGATACTAATGCACTGGAACTATTCCTGCGTATTCGAAAGCGTTGCCCCGCGCCGTTTGCTGGCCTAGTTATCACGGAAAAGTATGATGCTTTGATCTCCTCATCACCGGAACGATTTGTCTCTGTGGACTGCTTTGGCAGGGTTCAAACCCGACCGATCAAAGGCACTCGACCTCGTCATAGCGATCCCCTGCGCGATGCAGATCTAGCAGCTGAGCTAGTTTGCAGCGACAAAGATCGGGCTGAGAATGTGATGATCGTTGACCTTCTCCGCAATGATCTAGGCCGCGTTTGCTGTTTGGGATCAATTCAAGTACCTCAACTTGTAGGCTTGGAAAGCTATGCCTCGGTCCATCACCTCACATCCGTAGTGGAAGGGCAGTTACAGGAAGGACTGAGCTGGGTAGATCTCCTTAAGGCCTGCTGGCCTGGTGGGTCGGTAAGTGGTGCCCCGAAACTACGCGCTTGCCAGCGTTTGTATGAGTTGGAGCCCACTAGTCGAGGTCCTTACTGCGGTTCGCTAGTCCGCATCGACTGGGATGGTCGCTTTGATAGCAATATCCTGATCCGGTCACTAATCCGTACAGGTCAAACCCTGCGAGCCCATGCCGGATGTGGCATCGTTGCTGACTCAGATCCTGACGGCGAAGCAGAAGAACTGAGCTGGAAACTTCAGCCTCTGCTAGAGACCTTGGCATGCCAATAAGCGTTGCCTGGATAGATGGTTGTTGGGGTTCTCCTGACAGCCTTCAACTTCCTCTAAGTGACCGAGGCCTGCAATTGGCAGATGGTCTATTCGAAACCGTGTTGATTTTGGATGGTGTGCCGCAATTACTCACCGAGCATCTTGCGCGTTGGGTAGCAAGCGCTTCTTTACTTGGAATGGATATTCCACCGACACGACAGAAACTCACCCCTTTAATTAAGGATGCCATCAATAAAAGCGGTTTGATTAAGGGCAGTGGAGCTCTACGTCTAAATTGGAGCCGGGGTTCGGAACAACAACGGACAATCAGCTTGCCTGTCTCAAATGTGCATCGTTTCTGGCTGACCCTGACCCCTTGCCAGACGAATTTCAAACCCGTTACAGTGATAACAAGCCAATTAGAGCGCCGTAATAGCGACAGCTTAGTAAGTCGATGCAAGACTTTCGCGTACGGCGCTGCAATCCAGGCACGTCGCGAAGCCGAAGCCGCCGGCGGCGACGACGCCTTGCTTCAAAACAACCGACTCGAACTCTGTTGTGGAACAGTTGCCAACTTGTTGGTGCGTCGAGACGGTGTCTGGATTACTCCTCCTTTAAATAGCGGCTGTCTCCCTGGCGTGATGCGAGGTCGAGCCTTAGCCTCAGGGCTAGTTCAAGAAGCAAGCCTCGGGGTATCGTTGAAACAAGATGACGAATCTCTACTGATTAACAGCCTAAGTTGCCGCCCTATTCGGAAGCACAACGGTCAGCAAACTCGTGTATTTCAAGGTGTTATCGATCTATGGAAACATCTACTGACATTTTGAGGTTGACGGTATTGAACTATTCATAACATTCATATCCTAATCGATCTGCACAAGCCAAACTCAAATAAGTTAAAATTAGCTATGCTATTAACCCAACTCGACTTTGACTTAATTTATTAAGAACTACTAGATAACGAAGTGGTTAATTGATAAACTCGTTCACCAGACCGAAAGTACAGTTTATTGATGACTACTCTTCCTACTATTTATTACAAGAACAATGGTTGACTTCCCCGTCAAGCGTACCACAAAGGATATAATCAGTGCTAATCACTTAAAAGATATTTATTTTAATTATAATTGCTTAACATAATAATAAAATGAACATTATCTTTGTCAAAGAGTGTAGCCTGATTTGCGAAGAGAACAGCATTTAAATACGTAACACGGTTGACTATAAATTAATAACAACTTATTTGATCTAGAAAGAGGCTTTCTAAAAAAATTAAACTTTTGGTATATACAGATTAATTGATTATTAGACAGCAAAGTTTCCTCACCATCATCCTAATTATTATAGAGTTCCTCGATGGTAAATTAGTTATGTTTATACACCAAAAATAATTCTATACTATTTTAAGAAGCAGCCGATTGTTAATCGTATATTCATTTTATTCTAAATTTAATAATTTAATTTTTATCTTAAATAATCGGAACCAGTTAATAAGTAAAATTAATCGAAGAAATCAGCAACCTCTAATATGATCACTGATAAAATTAATAGATCAATGCTTAAAGTCTGGGACTTAATAATAACTTACCCTGTAATTTTTCGCTACTATGCTTTTACTGAGTGGTGAAGAACTGTATTCTTAGATTATTTACTTAAAAGCTTATATAAGATAAAAGTTTATATAATATATTAACAAAATGTTAGACTAACCTTAGTAGGTCAATTAACGTCGCGTTTAAACATGATCTGTTTCCAGTAAGATCTTATCAGGGAAGTAACTGTAAAAAACCTAGGTGTAAGAGATAATCAGATTTTGGATAGCGGTTGTATTATATAATTACCTTGAGCGGTAGTGCTGTACCTGACAACAAAGCCATGGTTTTATTGTGCTCCCCTTGATGGGAGCACTGAACCACGACTTCCACTAATTGATATCAGTGATAATTAAAATAATTGCAATCTAACTCATTTCATAGATAAAATTTTCCTGAAATGTAGTTAATTTTATTACCAAATTGTAAGAACCTTATACGTACATAGTAGCGTAGTTGCTACTATGTACAAAATATACGCTACTTTCATAAAGTAAGTACAACTAAATTTGGAAAAGCCACAAATAATTTATGGCTTTGTTAATAATATACTTGGTCGTAATTGTGGTAATTATTTATTATTCTGGCAAAAAATCAAAGCATTTAGTAACAAAAACTATAATTATACTAATGTTAATTATCTTTATCAAGATAAATTTAATTAATCTAGTTAAGTAAAGATTTTATCAAAATTTAAGAAAAAACTTGATGAAATTCTTACTCATTAATATAGCAAAGTATTTACTTATTGACAGAATAATAGTTATTAATGGCTATTAGCGATTAAAGTTATGGATAATTAAAAAGGTTTACAGCATAACATAAGACACAAAAAATAAAACGTTAAACAAGATAACCTTTCGATTTAAATCGAGCAAGTCAGAATTTCTAAAGAATTGTTTAGAAGAAGCAGTCTATTGATATAAATGCTAAAAATAAATACTTAATAAAAACTCATTTGTAGCAAAAACTATCAATTTTTGCTTTGCTCTATTGAGAAGCTTACCACAACTTAGGTTTAGAAAAAAGTTTAAGAATTTGTCCAAACAATCATCTTAACTCTCCTCCTCCATAAAGCATATTTAGTATGAGTGACATAACACTCTTATAGATTCAACAAACATTCAAATTATATATTTAATGCCACTTTTACAAAAAACATCAGTCTAAGCAGCAGATTCAGTCTAACTATCCTCGAAAGTTTGTATTTATAAAGAGAGTTTTACATAGATCCTAATATCTTTCTGCAGTTTCTCAACAGAATCAATCTTCTAAGGCCATGATACGGAAGCTAAAATCTAACATGTTCATAATCGAAAGAAAATCAGGTACCACTTGGCAGCCTGAGATTCAACGTAAAACCGAGTTTAAAGCCTTTATCGATGCCCGAACGAAATGTATGGCCACAGGTCAAACATATCGAATCGTAAATCATGAACGAGAAGTTGAATGCATAATTACCCTCGACGACTGTACAAGACGCTTTCATACCTTCTAAAGCTAGTCGAACTACCAGACTAAGTTGGTCGAAACGTTTTACTAGTAGAACAGATCTAAATTGAGGCTGGTGAGTACAGATGCACCGTAGACATCTACTAGAAACCTCGGCAGGCTTCATAATAACGGCTCTGGTTAGCAGACAACCTGTAGCTGCTGATGTGGCCGAATTATGCCAACCACAAGATCCACTGATGACACTGATGGAAGGCAATCGGCGCTTCGCCAAAGCATGGCGTAGAGCAGCCGATAACCCCGCCACCAACCTCGGACAAGAGTTGCAAAGCAAACGCTGTTTTAATACTCCGCAGGCCCTGATCAACGAACAACATCCATGGGCTACATTGCTAACTTGTGCTGACGCACGAGTCTCGCCTGACTGGATTTTTGACACTACTCCCGGTGAACTTTTTGTGATTCGCAGTGCGGGTAATACTGCTTTTGACGAAGCTATAGCTTCGATTGAATATAGCATTAGTGCCTTAGGGTGCCCTTTAGTTATGGTGATGGGTCACAGTAATTGCGGCGCAGTAGCAACTGCGATGAGTAATGATGTACTAACCCCTTCTCTAGAGCGACTAGTAACCCCAATCCGCAATCAGATTGCAGGCAGTGGCGACTTAACATCAGCGATTCGCAGTAATGCGTTTGAAACGGCCGCAACTCTTAAAAAGTGCAGCGCTTTGATTAGTGAAGCAGAAATTAATGGCAAAATAACTTTGCTAGCGAGTTGCTTCGACCTCGCTAGTGGCGCAGTGACGTTGATTTAAAGAAAACTAAAATTTTATACGTTCTGTCTGCGGCAAGAACTTAGGTCAATTCTAAACCAGTCACTCTTAATACTATAGGTACTCCATTGTTATTAAATGTCTATTGGCTGTTTACTGAAAAACACTAGATCAAGTATTCTTGCAAGCTCTAGTCGAAACGGTCCGGTGGTAGACTAACATGCAATCAACAGTAGCGATGTGTCTACTTACTACTGGGAAGCAGGGGGTGAAGAGTTGCTCTGAGGTTATCTCTAAAGTATCCAGATTAAATTAATATAATATGAGTCATTTCCGATAAACCAATTCTCATTTTAGCCAGCCTAACTAATAGTGACTGTTGCTATCAATTCAGATCAGGGAGAACATTAAATGCAATCATCTATATGAGGCAAATCCGTTTTATGTTTAACAAGGGTGCCGCCACGAATCAGAATAAAAGCTGAAGCAGCTCCCTGAAGCTGTCAGTATTCTCTATCATCGTATGTGTCACTATTGATTGACTACTGTGTCGTTATATCTAGTAAAAACAATCCCTAATTGTCTCAAATCTTGTTATTAAAAGCTGAAAAGCTAGTGTCATTAAATAGTAATATTTATTATCTAAATGGTTAAAAACAGTTAATACACTAAGCTCTATCATATTCTTACCAAGTGCGTTACCTTGCCAGCGGTCCTCAAAGATGTTGCGGTTTAATTTTTACTACTGATCAACCGTAGCGATTACTTTTAGAAGTTTTAGTAAGTTTAATGTTCATCTCATTGAGGTTGTAGGTATATGCTTAACAGTTATTGGATGCTTCTATATTTAGTATCAATTGAACCCATCAATTTCAGCAACATCAGTTTCAAATTACCTGAGACTTGTCACAACTTTTAAAGAATATCTGGCAGATTTAAATCTCTCATGCATAGCATGATCATCTGGGGTACGAATGATTCAATCATTTTCAAATAAGTAATTAATAAATTTGAGGTTACAGTGTTTTTTGTCTAAGCCCAAAAGACAAATGCCAAATCAATATAGATAGCTGCTAGCAAACTTTCTTTGATAGCTTCTGCTGCTTAACTTCCTTGCTATCCTAGCTTCCCCAGTCATAACAGATAATTCACCTACATAAGCAATTGTTCGATGTTATGACGACGTACAAACTTAGTAAGTAAACTAATGAACTACTGCAAGTCTAAATGACGCTAAAGACACCATGCTAGTTGCAGGTAAATCTTGCTACAAGTCACTAACAGATTTTTGATTAATCCATCACATCAGATATATATCCTTTACCTCAGAATTTTCTACAATTCTGAGCGAGATTTAAGGACTATCCTTGGTATTTGGTAAGTAAAAAGGCTTGAAGATCAACAGCAGTTGGTCGAGTGAATTAGCATAGACAGTATGGTAAGAGCTGAGAATTAGATTGGATTACAGCAGCGACCAGTTCAGTAGTGTGGAAATATTGTTAGATTACCAATGCCAACTCAATATTTTTTGCTCAATTGATACACAAATGATTATCTAGCCAAAGCCTCAAATCTATCAAATAGAATGGTAGTTCGAAAGCTTTTAAAACCGCAACTACCGTACTAGTTGAAAATAAATAACCAGGTTATTTTAATTGTATTCTGGAATATATGATGATAATTACTTAGATTTATAATCATTTATTTTCACATTCTTAAAAACTTGAACACATTAAGCATTGTTTAGAACATGCTAAGCAACAACGCAA comes from the Synechococcus sp. M16CYN genome and includes:
- the aspS gene encoding aspartate--tRNA ligase, with the translated sequence MRSNNCGNLREHDINAIVQLCGWVDRRRDHGGVIFIDLRDRSGTVQITVDPDLSTEAFNVAEHLHSETVLQVSGKVRARPAQSFNSRLATGAVEILANEITVLNNVTRNLPLPISAHNEENTREELRLRHRYLDLRRKRMSDNLRLRARTIQIARRFLENEGFIEVETPILTRSTPEGARDYLLPSRVCGGDWFALPQSPQLFKQLLMVGGIERYYQVAHCFRDEDLRADRQPEFTQLDIEMSFMDEEQILQLNEALICAIWKSVKGIELSCPFPRITWSDAMESYGTDRPDTRYGMKLVTVSDIVQDVGFKVFSSAVKSGGSVKVIAVPGGNDTLSNVRIKPGGDIFGEAQAAGAGGLAFIRVRDGGEIDTIGAIKDNLSEKQKFELLHRTGATPGTLLLFSAGKTAIVNKALDRVRQYLAHDMNLIKPNCANETWNFVWVVDFPMFQFNSDENRYEALHHPFCAPNKIDLGSDQAQWENTLPSARAQAYDLVLNGIELGGGSLRIHNSTLQRQVLQTVGLSPEETQEQFGFFIDALDMGAPPHGGLAFGMDRMVMLLAGEESIRDVIAFPKTQQSRCPMTNAPSRVAYKQLTELHVASTWVDRIDD
- a CDS encoding RNA polymerase sigma factor, RpoD/SigA family, which codes for MSRLEHRSGGTTDLLRLYLQDISRVDLLTSEEEVTLARLVQLRETLLKQQQALADIDPVIGELHRLEELQHREANHHSHWPTKQEWARAADLSLQELKSRVDSGYTSWAKRASLDVKELKIGLRNGRRAKNHMIQANLRLVVAVAKKYQQRGIEFLDLVQEGTLGLERAVEKFDPTRGFRFSTYAYWWIRQGMTRAIATQSRIIRLPVHITEKLSQIKRIQQQIAVNEGRIASITDFARELGINEDIVRQTLERVPRSVSLDSRVGKDQDIQLGDLIEDDKATPEQTLTHDELHNDLEELLNELTGREAAVIRQRFGLEDDTPQTLAQIGEQLKLSRERVRQIETRALFKLRQPQKCSRIRDYIQGLDS
- a CDS encoding CTP synthase; amino-acid sequence: MAKFVFITGGVVSSIGKGIVAASLGRLLKSRRYSVSILKLDPYLNVDPGTMSPYQHGEVFVTEDGAETDLDLGHYERFTDTAMSRLNSVTTGSIYQSVINKERRGDYNGSTVQVIPHITGEIRDRIHRVAANSGADVIITEIGGTVGDIESLPFLEAIREIKGDMGHQDLAYIHVTLLPFIGTSGELKTKPTQHSVKELRSIGIQPDILVCRSDREISDDLKRKIGGFCGVPNRAVIPSLDADTIYAVPLTLEREGLCREVLDVLQLADHESDMTAWSQLVYNLRNPGPSVRIALVGKYVQLNDAYLSVVEALRHACVAQDASLDLHWVCAEQIENNCADSLLRGMDAVVVPGGFGNRGVDGKVAAIRWVREQRIPFLGLCLGMQTAVIEWARNQAELTEATSTELDAGTPHPVLHLLPEQQDVADLGGTMRLGVYPCQIVPGTLAERLYGEQVVYERHRHRFEFNNKYRKRFLDSGYVVSGTSPDGRLVELIELKGHPFFTACQYHPEFLSRPGRPHPLFRGLIEAAQKQLTVSPTQAIGNQEGVTI
- a CDS encoding 7-carboxy-7-deazaguanine synthase QueE — protein: MNDTRFIPVVETFHSLQGEGHHAGRSAFFIRLAGCHVGCPWCDTKHSWPMANHTQLDVEALAAEAHQAGDAGAAFVVITGGEPLHHNLQPLTNALSYACALPLHLETSGVDFLSGRFDWVTLSPKRHHPPKREVLTRCDELKVVVLDVEDLAFAMALANDTSTTAQLLLQPVWDNKIAQAITVHYVKQHPRWRLSLQSHKWLGVR
- a CDS encoding NAD(P)-dependent oxidoreductase, producing the protein MTSVAILGTGSLGKAIAQRYLNEGVTVQTWNRTRERLRLLLELGAIELSNLFEVTAKCQVVITVLRDGPVTAKVVRELGSLQNTTLIPMGTMGVSESKNLAKQVIKQGGSYLEAPVLGSKPQALSGNLLVMAGGDVTIFEQHYQLLNYLCKRPKLVGPVGCGAATKLALNQLIASLTHSFSLSLRLIQQAGVSVETFMEILRPSALYAPTFDKKLERMLHRHYADPNFSTSLLRKDMTLFLQETAVNGLEDLGLKGLVQLLNQAKGTELDAQDYCALHELTKVSE
- the queC gene encoding 7-cyano-7-deazaguanine synthase QueC, yielding MAQRTAVALISGGLDSATAVALAQENGDHVIGLSFDYGQRHRRELRAAASIATHLQLTEYYQIKVNLGAWGGSALTDPSQMVPTNGVEEGVVPTTYVPGRNTVFIAIGLSLAEARGAERLILGVNAIDYPGYPDCRPDYLEAFQQLAALSSQAGREGREPRLWAPLVEWDKTRIVKEALRLRLPIEETWSCYSGEATPCGVCDSCRIRDAALCNAGRSDLCSNASQ